In Methanooceanicella nereidis, the following are encoded in one genomic region:
- a CDS encoding ATP-dependent helicase, producing MSTSRRKKQAYTPVSPVSYATLAHTDEEILDLFEPSVKKWWKDTFGSRRKVNGGYFTPPQRLAIPLIHEGKNVLICSPTGSGKTLSAFTSIINELFLLARSEEGLENSVYCIYISPLKSLANDIHKNLEEPLAGISALYGDDRLIRHAIRHGDTASEERSAMLRKTPHILNTTPETLAILLNSPKFVEKLATVRWVIIDEIHSMADNKRGVFLSLGLERLQEVTKRPFVRIGCSATVEPLDKIAEFLAGNDNGTTRDVSIVDTRFVREFDLKLLCPVPNLIEATAHEINEAMYEMIHGLVQENKNTLIFTNTRSGAERILYHLRKSYPEFYTEENSGCHHGSLSKSGRHDIENKLKSGTMKVATTSTSLELGIDMPYLDLVIQVGSPKSVASLLQRIGRAGHSLGQVVKGRVIALDRDELIECAVMLKKAQEGFIDGVHIPENCLDVLTQHLFGMAINEPMSIEKAKNIIKRCYCYRDLSDEDFMSVVKYLSGGLPGMEEKSIYGKIWYDDETNYIGKRGKLSRMIYYTNVGVIPDEFSCDVLTRGDNKWVGSLDEQYLEKLQKGDVFVLGGKFYEFIYRRGGKVYVDNSTSRPTVPSWFSERLPLSFDLGLHVLEFKAEMTKRIGDSRTLKWLFKNYPVDENTAASIFQIFDEQDRYSGDDSIATGTRFVVEEHQDKEHLRRYYYFQSNYGRQFNDGLSRILAFIVSREKTSNVTLSVSDSGFFISVPLSKKLDIKGYMESLDETMAKEILRESLEESQLLKRMFRINATRSLMILRNYKGHQKSARRQQVSADMMLSFAHRLDNFSVLEESYREIIEDKLEIDHIQQIVRAIKGGDMEVVVINVDSPSPLSFGVASLSASDVVLAEDKTSLLKEFHRRVMEKIGSK from the coding sequence ATGTCAACATCAAGGAGAAAAAAGCAGGCCTACACTCCAGTTTCACCGGTAAGCTACGCGACGCTGGCGCACACGGACGAGGAGATCCTCGACCTGTTCGAGCCGTCGGTAAAAAAATGGTGGAAAGATACGTTCGGCTCACGCCGCAAAGTCAACGGAGGCTATTTTACACCGCCGCAGCGACTTGCCATCCCGCTCATTCACGAGGGCAAGAACGTCCTCATATGCAGCCCTACGGGTTCGGGAAAGACGCTATCGGCATTTACGTCAATAATCAATGAGCTTTTCCTTCTGGCCAGATCGGAAGAAGGGCTGGAGAACAGCGTTTATTGCATTTACATATCACCTTTGAAATCACTGGCTAACGATATACATAAAAACCTGGAGGAGCCCCTTGCCGGGATCAGCGCCCTCTATGGCGACGACAGGCTTATACGCCATGCTATCAGGCACGGCGACACCGCATCCGAAGAGCGGTCTGCGATGCTGAGAAAGACCCCGCATATACTTAACACGACGCCGGAGACTCTCGCAATTTTATTGAACTCGCCAAAGTTCGTGGAAAAGCTCGCGACGGTAAGGTGGGTCATAATCGACGAGATACATTCGATGGCCGATAATAAAAGGGGCGTGTTCTTATCATTAGGGCTGGAAAGGCTTCAGGAAGTCACTAAAAGGCCTTTCGTCAGGATAGGCTGCAGCGCCACGGTAGAGCCCCTGGATAAGATCGCCGAGTTCCTTGCCGGGAACGATAACGGAACTACGCGGGATGTCAGTATCGTGGATACCCGCTTTGTCAGGGAGTTCGACCTGAAGCTATTATGTCCCGTGCCCAACCTTATAGAAGCGACGGCGCATGAGATAAACGAGGCGATGTACGAGATGATACACGGCCTTGTACAGGAAAACAAGAACACCCTGATATTCACGAATACCCGCAGCGGCGCCGAGCGAATTTTATATCATCTGAGGAAGTCTTACCCTGAATTTTATACGGAAGAAAACTCCGGATGCCACCATGGCTCACTTTCAAAGAGCGGCAGGCATGACATTGAGAATAAGCTAAAGTCCGGTACGATGAAGGTCGCCACGACATCTACGTCGCTGGAACTGGGCATAGACATGCCATACCTCGACCTTGTCATACAGGTGGGCTCTCCTAAATCCGTAGCATCATTATTACAGAGGATAGGCAGGGCAGGCCACAGCCTTGGCCAGGTCGTGAAAGGCAGGGTTATCGCCCTCGACCGTGATGAGCTTATAGAGTGCGCTGTAATGCTGAAGAAAGCCCAGGAAGGTTTCATCGACGGCGTGCACATTCCCGAGAACTGCCTTGACGTACTGACGCAGCACCTTTTCGGAATGGCTATAAACGAGCCCATGAGCATCGAAAAGGCCAAAAATATCATTAAGCGCTGTTACTGTTACCGGGACCTCAGCGACGAAGACTTCATGAGCGTCGTAAAATATCTCTCGGGCGGGCTCCCCGGAATGGAAGAGAAGAGCATATACGGCAAGATATGGTACGACGACGAGACGAACTATATCGGAAAGCGCGGAAAGCTCTCAAGGATGATATATTACACTAACGTAGGCGTCATACCCGATGAGTTCTCATGCGACGTGCTGACTCGCGGAGATAACAAATGGGTGGGAAGCCTTGACGAGCAGTACCTTGAAAAACTCCAGAAGGGCGACGTTTTCGTTCTCGGAGGTAAATTCTACGAGTTCATATACCGCAGGGGCGGAAAGGTGTATGTCGACAACTCGACAAGCCGTCCGACCGTCCCCTCTTGGTTCTCGGAAAGGCTGCCGCTCTCCTTCGACCTCGGGCTTCATGTCCTCGAGTTCAAGGCAGAGATGACAAAGCGCATAGGGGACAGCCGGACCTTAAAATGGCTTTTTAAGAATTACCCTGTGGACGAGAACACGGCGGCGAGCATCTTTCAGATCTTCGACGAACAGGATAGATATTCGGGCGACGATTCCATAGCGACCGGAACCAGGTTCGTGGTCGAGGAGCACCAGGATAAGGAGCACCTGCGCCGTTACTACTACTTCCAGTCTAACTACGGCAGACAGTTCAACGACGGGCTTAGCCGTATCCTCGCTTTCATAGTATCAAGGGAAAAGACCAGCAACGTGACACTGTCAGTAAGCGACAGCGGCTTCTTCATCTCGGTCCCGCTTTCGAAAAAGCTGGACATAAAAGGCTATATGGAGTCGCTTGACGAGACCATGGCGAAGGAGATACTTCGCGAGTCGCTCGAGGAGAGCCAGCTTCTGAAGCGCATGTTCAGGATCAACGCCACAAGGTCCCTTATGATACTAAGGAACTATAAGGGCCACCAGAAGAGCGCAAGGCGCCAGCAGGTGTCCGCCGATATGATGCTGTCGTTCGCCCACCGGCTCGATAACTTTTCTGTACTTGAAGAGTCATACAGGGAAATAATCGAGGATAAGCTGGAGATAGACCATATCCAGCAGATAGTGCGCGCGATAAAGGGCGGCGATATGGAAGTCGTCGTTATCAATGTCGATTCCCCGAGCCCGCTGTCGTTCGGCGTGGCGTCTCTGTCCGCTTCGGACGTCGTGCTGGCGGAGGACAAGACGTCGCTGCTGAAAGAGTTCCACAGGCGCGTCATGGAAAAGATCGGGAGTAAATGA
- the larE gene encoding ATP-dependent sacrificial sulfur transferase LarE has protein sequence MAAGSALKSKLMRLKEILQELDSVLVAYSGGVDSTLLLKCAVDVLGYEKVVAATAVSEIMIQEDIEEAKKVAEGLGVRHIIFHSEEMENLEFIANTPERCYICKKGRYESLVGLKEELGLAYIVDGSNKDDEKDYRPGERALKELGIRSPLREAGLYKSEIREISREMGLPTWDSPSRTCLATRIPYGESITKDKIYAIREAENLLHCMGFAQVRVRHHGDIARIEVPYDEIDDILKHKKDIVDGIKKLGFKYISLDLEGFRSGSLNEVLKGQ, from the coding sequence ATGGCCGCCGGCAGCGCGTTAAAGTCGAAACTCATGAGGCTGAAAGAGATATTGCAAGAGCTGGATAGCGTGCTGGTCGCATATTCGGGAGGAGTGGATTCCACATTACTTTTAAAATGTGCCGTGGACGTACTCGGATATGAAAAGGTCGTCGCAGCGACGGCGGTATCCGAGATAATGATACAGGAGGACATCGAAGAGGCTAAGAAGGTCGCCGAAGGCCTGGGTGTCAGGCACATTATTTTTCACTCAGAGGAAATGGAAAACTTAGAGTTTATCGCTAACACCCCCGAAAGATGTTACATCTGTAAAAAAGGCCGGTATGAAAGCCTTGTCGGGTTAAAGGAAGAGCTTGGGCTGGCATATATTGTCGATGGTTCCAACAAGGACGATGAAAAAGACTACAGGCCGGGAGAAAGAGCTCTGAAAGAATTAGGTATCAGGAGCCCGCTGAGAGAGGCCGGACTGTATAAATCCGAGATCCGTGAGATTTCCAGGGAGATGGGACTGCCGACGTGGGACAGCCCTTCGAGGACATGCCTGGCCACACGCATACCTTATGGAGAGAGCATAACGAAGGATAAAATCTACGCGATACGCGAGGCCGAGAACCTGCTTCACTGCATGGGATTCGCCCAGGTTAGAGTGAGACATCACGGCGACATCGCACGTATAGAGGTCCCGTATGATGAGATAGATGATATTTTAAAGCATAAAAAAGATATTGTAGATGGTATTAAAAAACTAGGCTTCAAGTATATATCGCTCGACCTTGAAGGATTCAGGAGCGGAAGCCTTAACGAGGTCCTTAAAGGCCAATGA
- the larC gene encoding nickel pincer cofactor biosynthesis protein LarC, protein MKILYLDCFSGISGDMFLGAMVDAGVDIRVLEDGLDMLGIEGLKLEAGRVRKCGISGTKVDVLASDTTEERHLSDIIEILDNSKLDPDIKKMARAVFRRLAAAESKVHGIPVEHVHFHEVGALDTIADVVGASICLRESGVDAVYASPVNVGGGFVKTSHGLLPVPAPATLEILKGIPIYSSGVNIELATPTGAAILAEVCSGFGHMPGIKVESIGYGAGSKELEMPNMLRAIIGEKTELKKEYCQKH, encoded by the coding sequence ATGAAAATTTTGTACCTTGATTGTTTTTCCGGGATAAGCGGCGACATGTTCCTGGGTGCCATGGTCGACGCAGGCGTAGATATCCGCGTTCTTGAGGACGGGCTGGATATGCTCGGCATAGAGGGTTTAAAGCTCGAGGCCGGCAGAGTAAGAAAATGCGGCATCTCGGGCACAAAGGTCGATGTTCTGGCATCCGACACGACCGAGGAAAGGCACCTTTCTGACATCATCGAGATCCTTGATAACAGCAAGCTAGACCCCGATATTAAGAAAATGGCGAGGGCTGTGTTCAGAAGGCTGGCCGCGGCAGAGTCGAAAGTGCATGGTATTCCTGTAGAGCATGTACATTTCCATGAAGTGGGAGCGCTCGACACGATCGCCGACGTGGTCGGTGCGTCCATATGCCTGAGAGAGTCGGGAGTTGATGCCGTCTATGCATCCCCGGTGAACGTCGGAGGCGGTTTTGTAAAGACGTCTCACGGATTGCTTCCGGTCCCCGCACCGGCCACTCTTGAGATCCTGAAAGGCATACCGATATACTCAAGCGGCGTGAACATCGAGCTGGCTACGCCCACGGGAGCCGCCATTCTTGCCGAGGTCTGTTCCGGCTTCGGCCATATGCCAGGCATAAAGGTGGAAAGCATAGGATACGGCGCAGGCTCCAAAGAGCTGGAAATGCCGAACATGCTTAGGGCAATAATAGGCGAAAAGACAGAGCTGAAAAAAGAATATTGCCAAAAACATTAA
- a CDS encoding phage holin family protein, translating into MHEEGAGHEELRSDRTGSVEEEFSNMVRFIDLYIRQKIDLYIQNYVLDPLDFIIKQVIYLSVLASLLVVGTLSLAIGLILFISTLIPLWAALIIAGVVSVILAGAIAYILFSRKLVMKTPKTSELTKVDDV; encoded by the coding sequence TTGCACGAGGAGGGCGCTGGCCACGAGGAACTCCGCTCCGACCGGACAGGTTCGGTCGAGGAAGAGTTTTCGAACATGGTCAGATTCATTGACCTGTACATAAGGCAAAAAATAGACCTGTATATCCAGAACTATGTACTGGACCCGCTTGATTTCATCATAAAACAGGTCATATACCTCTCCGTGCTGGCTTCCCTGCTTGTGGTCGGCACGCTGTCGCTGGCAATAGGGCTGATACTTTTCATATCCACGCTCATCCCATTGTGGGCCGCATTGATCATAGCGGGCGTTGTGTCCGTCATACTTGCGGGCGCCATAGCATACATCCTGTTCTCCAGAAAGCTTGTCATGAAGACGCCAAAGACATCGGAGCTGACAAAGGTTGACGACGTATAA
- a CDS encoding glycine zipper domain-containing protein, translating into MEHNVERVVDSTVQKAESMKIQTAEAFEDAARKLREARVSVKGDEVKAIIADVEAKTHQLKMDVEKKVEPVEDFITEHPFASIAIAVGVGFIFGSLMRRD; encoded by the coding sequence ATGGAACATAACGTTGAACGTGTCGTTGATTCCACTGTCCAAAAAGCTGAAAGCATGAAAATCCAGACTGCCGAAGCATTTGAAGATGCGGCAAGGAAGTTAAGGGAAGCAAGAGTTTCCGTTAAGGGAGATGAGGTCAAGGCCATTATCGCAGATGTCGAGGCTAAGACTCACCAGCTTAAGATGGATGTGGAAAAGAAGGTCGAACCGGTAGAAGACTTTATAACGGAACATCCGTTCGCATCTATAGCGATAGCTGTAGGCGTAGGGTTTATTTTCGGCTCACTGATGAGACGCGACTAG
- a CDS encoding 4-phosphopantoate--beta-alanine ligase yields the protein MTEIPEDHPRYMSLVTREMLVKGVNDGITSMQGLIAQGRGEAFDYLIGEKTTGTAMRATKAAAAMLLLAERPVISVNGNTAALVSKEICELSKLIDAPVEVNLFHRTEERVGKIVKRLRSDGCITIYGDNPDRLIPGLSHDRAKASSEGIWAADVVLVPLEDGDRCEALIRMGKKVITIDLNPLSRTSRMATITIVDNIVRAIPNIHAFALEMKSMSPMELQEIVVEFSNAESLSRSLEDIAENLKKLQ from the coding sequence ATACCAGAGGATCACCCGCGATACATGTCCCTCGTCACGAGGGAAATGCTCGTCAAGGGCGTGAATGACGGAATTACGAGCATGCAGGGCCTTATCGCCCAGGGCCGCGGAGAAGCTTTTGATTACCTTATAGGAGAAAAGACTACCGGAACGGCGATGAGGGCAACAAAAGCGGCAGCAGCCATGCTGCTTCTGGCGGAAAGGCCGGTCATATCCGTGAACGGTAACACTGCCGCGCTTGTCTCTAAGGAGATATGCGAGCTTTCAAAGCTCATTGACGCGCCGGTGGAAGTCAATCTTTTTCACAGGACCGAAGAAAGGGTCGGAAAGATCGTGAAAAGATTGAGATCTGACGGATGCATTACTATCTATGGCGATAATCCTGATCGCCTTATACCGGGACTATCACATGACCGGGCTAAGGCATCTTCCGAAGGGATATGGGCGGCCGACGTCGTGCTCGTGCCGCTGGAGGACGGGGACCGCTGCGAAGCGCTGATACGGATGGGGAAGAAGGTAATAACCATTGACCTGAACCCGCTCTCCCGCACCTCGAGGATGGCCACGATAACTATAGTCGATAACATAGTCAGGGCAATACCTAACATCCATGCGTTTGCGCTGGAGATGAAAAGCATGTCGCCGATGGAGCTTCAGGAGATCGTTGTCGAGTTCTCTAACGCGGAGTCACTGTCAAGGAGCCTGGAGGATATTGCAGAGAACCTTAAAAAGTTACAATAG